A genomic window from Dermacentor silvarum isolate Dsil-2018 chromosome 9, BIME_Dsil_1.4, whole genome shotgun sequence includes:
- the LOC119464615 gene encoding uncharacterized protein LOC119464615 isoform X3, producing the protein MNSLVCSVLLSALVASAFGGFLGGGGGGLGGGLGGGYVGGGGLGGYGGGYGGGLGGGAGFGGLGVGGIGGGGGNVGVGSSVVLLSGGRAGAGKSVAGPAFLVRTVHHVNQVSGGGAVVAHSGIGGVGGGAGVGGVGLGGGLGGFGGGVTYGGYGGYGAGGYGGYGGYGAGGYGGYGGYGAGGYGGGSGVVGKVVLVKHHK; encoded by the exons ATGAACTCCCTG GTGTGCAGCGTCCTACTAAGTGCCCTGGTTGCCAGCGCCTTTGGCGGATTCCTCGGAGGTGGTGGCGGAGGTCTCGGCGGTGGTCTGGGCGGTGGATACGTCGGTGGAGGTGGTCTCGGAGGCTACGGTGGAGGCTATGGCGGAGGTCTCGGTGGCGGCGCCGGTTTCGGAGGCCTGGGTGTCGGTGGCATCGGCGGAGGCGGCGGTAACGTCGGTGTGGGAAGCAGCGTCGTCCTGCTCAGCGGTGGCCGGGCGGGTGCCGGGAAGTCCGTGGCCGGACCTGCATTCCTCGTCCGCACTGTGCACCACGTAAATCAGGTTTCCGGCGGTGGAGCTGTTGTGGCCCACTCCGGCATCGGAGgcgtcggcggcggcgccggTGTTGGAGGTGTCGGCCTCGGCGGTGGCCTCGGAGGTTTCGGAGGTGGTGTCACCTATGGTGGCTATGGTGGCTACGGTGCTGGTGGCTATGGTGGTTACGGGGGCTACGGCGCCGGTGGCTACGGTGGATACGGTGGCTACGGCGCTGGTGGCTATGGCGGCGGCAGCGGTGTCGTCGGCAAGGTCGTGCTCGTCAAGCACCACAAATAA
- the LOC119464615 gene encoding uncharacterized protein LOC119464615 isoform X2: MNSLVCSVLLSALVASAFGGFLGGGGGGLGGGLGGGYVGGGGLGGYGGGYGGGLGGGAGFGGLGVGGIGGGGGNVGVGSSVVLLSGGRAGAGKSVAGPAFLVRTVHHVNQVSGGGAVVAHSGIGGVGGGAGVGGVGLGGGLGGFGGGVTYGGYGGYGAGGYGGYGGYGAGGYGGYGGYGAGGYGGGSGVVGKVVLVKHHK; the protein is encoded by the coding sequence GTGTGCAGCGTCCTACTAAGTGCCCTGGTTGCCAGCGCCTTTGGCGGATTCCTCGGAGGTGGTGGCGGAGGTCTCGGCGGTGGTCTGGGCGGTGGATACGTCGGTGGAGGTGGTCTCGGAGGCTACGGTGGAGGCTATGGCGGAGGTCTCGGTGGCGGCGCCGGTTTCGGAGGCCTGGGTGTCGGTGGCATCGGCGGAGGCGGCGGTAACGTCGGTGTGGGAAGCAGCGTCGTCCTGCTCAGCGGTGGCCGGGCGGGTGCCGGGAAGTCCGTGGCCGGACCTGCATTCCTCGTCCGCACTGTGCACCACGTAAATCAGGTTTCCGGCGGTGGAGCTGTTGTGGCCCACTCCGGCATCGGAGgcgtcggcggcggcgccggTGTTGGAGGTGTCGGCCTCGGCGGTGGCCTCGGAGGTTTCGGAGGTGGTGTCACCTATGGTGGCTATGGTGGCTACGGTGCTGGTGGCTATGGTGGTTACGGGGGCTACGGCGCCGGTGGCTACGGTGGATACGGTGGCTACGGCGCTGGTGGCTATGGCGGCGGCAGCGGTGTCGTCGGCAAGGTCGTGCTCGTCAAGCACCACAAATAA